Proteins encoded in a region of the Anopheles ziemanni chromosome 2, idAnoZiCoDA_A2_x.2, whole genome shotgun sequence genome:
- the LOC131283114 gene encoding uncharacterized protein LOC131283114, protein MEHHGGLFTDISNSFPGASALPSTNVKYHLHNPPQIPPQPPPPPGPPLGTPTRHQYHQYHHPHPQQQQQQHQQLSAHHTQHSSSGSSQSQQSVVVGSYGQQTIVHQQSPGIIHQSHVVQQQQQQQSEQATTQTQHQQHHLESLHSTINGGSTLFTDPHAVGLFGDPASGGQSSNNGSSNTTSNTTSSSSSSSYSSSITNSSRKFETNTGDSITYNINNINTNIVNNISGGQGAPPAIAAISNGAGGTVDFLGGGVTATQYGTGASIAPNGGSGGGAGGVQGVSAPTIINISNNNHNIMAPPYPYHGPPQYQTKMTAGGGGGAGYKELGKYNTGMSGASSSAGSGGSSGGWTDYTNTQHHHEASVIGNFEAKNPNKYHHATPGATGVGGRVAGGYRYASEYGPAQQGQPAGMTAHYPTGSSGAGYGLYHPDGVQASPIQPQSQPPSSGGTHPGYDPYSHIVRNKYPSGGGQPPHMASGSRPSTMASHPDLMYNERSQRYVNSYTTGGVYMPSTGSTASTGGSAGTHGTYYTQMGPGKGMMTPGMDYYGNSFVKQLANHHPHHAAPNPYVPPNRMAYAGQQSSSYHPHPGHHHAVPHPHHKGVVGSYGYGSSNGSATTYDDPYHQRAMGGRVPLPHPYPTDPHHQQQTTGNVPPYAAPSAPGSYHHQMQTGIGYPNPKITFSKNMNDFYTPNMTPSGATQGHYTQVPPGATMGHYGVKYSAQQMVPSQKVNPLGTGATGLGQQQPQQHQQQVAKPSSSCYYDTPNPVIDINHPLVDLEEQINSVKIPKGTATPTAGVGAPIYDTNHALNYDCQQMYLKNRYMHSKPILGPLVPAGNNGYSNGHQPMVAADQHHLRHLAHHQHHHPEAVTAYGGYTTMEDLGLGPRSFALDENLKDKSLRDYLTSWSEMEEEEGAVGSAKASKEANNNQTNHQNYESCKYMNQQTVGEPVVASPVPSAPVVHQESTGEIVSAAMDTLATPDVPPQVQPPVHTGVIVANTQSAGNLPDILADIEKPAKSEETGKDGEKLYILETYDVPQSELNKYKHLSVINELPKNVVPINDSADSLKFLEEIESNREKYYQTELESEVVYEEKEKIKEEKRIDEEPEPLELELDEQKPSVIKQSKEEEPDDSKDTIVEGRSEAEEKVIQPNVAASELPVESPPTEVVSEMSPEEMPQDLSKQASEKESDNKIPVAEEPVVSGERTIEPMEMTEEKELEKELTPPSSPQPQPAPPPPPPADEEAFKVPRCFPKYRKRRFYDYDMPRFPKIARRSSIEEFINCDISKFKVQTSKRNPKSLKRLLLDTINSKPFRRWAKEEWFRRPEVLQESVEATPRESQEKQEKQSFDEVELQQEIDHPDTEEESPMPSQDMELEEPVVSTNTVVNTVPSLKDLCYERALSSELFLQPSSLKDICEKLICVNKHLYIIEEMNPPRLQDLCKAVLSETNIFIDVTENEVCIIEDDETPDEVVMEEGEEDGGRVFIVEEDRGSIADLLRESIQLQEEDLVVMRTDSGEECEDHEIFLANLAPEEPLVGVRSMLSDSESDIFTRVEAEIEKMMHTSSSEDEADVPVALEQDKGLQTDESELFAFAEDVECVQYEEVIPLVDSEKMAVENGVISSLRSKYISRPSDQMKLRLRLLRKYLIYQRYIQLQHGILQRCTVSWSQLITKRNLLAATVKPSPVQQDEDTNCSVSSSSSSSSSSSSSSSSHGTSSSSSSSSSSSASSTGSDVEEENTMELAQAPESASEELSHTSSVQFETNNNKVQIVPEELELEMTTSRETMRNSEVYDESQSDIAKPTPMCVDQSPDRTDDGGTSSTGKESSPSNTSSPSSSPASTSSNRNRSPSSSFVEHRTASERPRSVIVSPPIAKRKKKLSFEESLLNIEQMYRKPSSPSSSSVVPRAVVVAANSQARPNVIVNVDNKREIPRKLFIPSYKIFDQSMDEPLMGEHNGRHRKDSSGEDYIEQPGADVHRQPPLRRTSISTEPTFVSSISTEADRRSQGLERRRSALMRRRSCCCSPLRSPRSPPSVSKASTRVASLLSPVPYVRLERNEYVEKLAESYRRQAERRRRPRSSGYRVR, encoded by the coding sequence ATGGAACATCATGGTGGGCTGTTTACGGACATTTCAAACAGTTTCCCGGGCGCCAGCGCTCTGCCGAGCACGAATGTGAAATATCACCTTCACAACCCACCCCAGATCCCTCCGCAGCCCCCTCCGCCGCCGGGGCCACCCTTAGGGACGCCCACCCGGCATCAGTACCACCAGTATCACCATCCCCatccccagcagcagcagcagcagcatcagcagctgAGTGCGCATCATACGCAGCACAGTAGCTCCGGTTCATCGCAGTCACAACAGTCGGTTGTGGTGGGATCGTACGGCCAGCAGACGATCGTGCACCAGCAGTCGCCAGGAATTATTCACCAGAGTCATGttgtccagcagcagcagcaacaacagtcgGAACAAGCGACAACTCAAACgcaacaccaacaacatcaCCTCGAATCATTACACTCGACGATAAACGGTGGAAGCACCCTGTTTACGGACCCGCACGCAGTTGGACTGTTCGGTGATCCGGCCAGCGGAGGTCAGAGCAGCAACAACGGGAGCAGCAACACTACCAGCAACACCAccagcagtagtagtagcagcagcTACAGCTCCAGCATCACCAACAGTTCGCGCAAGTTCGAAACCAATACCGGTGACAGTATCACctacaacatcaacaacatcaacacgaACATCGTGAACAACATAAGCGGCGGTCAGGGAGCTCCTCCGGCGATCGCAGCGATCTCGAATGGTGCTGGCGGGACGGTCGACTTTCTTGGCGGTGGAGTAACGGCGACGCAGTACGGCACGGGTGCCTCGATCGCCCCAAACGGCgggagtggtggtggtgctggtggggTGCAAGGTGTCAGCGCTCCAACGATCATAAACATTAGCAATAACAATCACAACATTATGGCGCCTCCGTATCCGTACCACGGGCCACCTCAGTATCAGACGAAAATGACCGCCGGCGGAGGAGGTGGAGCTGGGTACAAGGAGCTAGGGAAGTATAATACCGGAATGAGCGGGGCGAGTAGTAGTGCCGGATCGGGTGGAAGTAGCGGAGGATGGACGGACTATACGAACACCCAGCATCACCACGAAGCGTCCGTCATTGGGAACTTTGAGGCGAAGAACCCAAACAAGTATCATCATGCAACGCCAGGAGCGACCGGAGTTGGAGGACGGGTAGCTGGAGGGTATCGGTATGCGTCGGAGTATGGTCCAGCACAGCAGGGTCAACCAGCCGGTATGACGGCGCACTATCCTACCGGTAGTTCTGGAGCTGGGTACGGCTTATACCATCCCGATGGAGTTCAAGCCTCTCCGATTCAACCACAGTCACAACCTCCGAGTTCTGGTGGAACTCACCCCGGGTACGATCCGTACAGTCACATCGTACGCAACAAGTACCCGAGCGGTGGGGGACAACCACCCCACATGGCCAGTGGATCCCGGCCGTCAACGATGGCTTCCCATCCTGATCTCATGTACAACGAACGATCTCAACGTTACGTCAACAGTTACACCACCGGAGGAGTCTATATGCCATCCACGGGATCGACAGCTTCAACCGGCGGTTCAGCGGGAACACACGGTACCTACTACACACAGATGGGCCCTGGCAAAGGCATGATGACGCCAGGAATGGACTACTATGGCAATAGCTTTGTGAAGCAGCTGGCCAaccatcatcctcatcatgcAGCGCCAAATCCTTATGTCCCACCGAACCGCATGGCGTACGCTGGACAACAGAGTTCCAGCTACCATCCACACCCTGGCCACCATCATGCGGTACCTCATCCGCACCATAAGGGTGTCGTCGGAAGTTACGGATATGGAAGCTCAAATGGCTCTGCGACGACATATGACGATCCTTACCATCAGCGCGCAATGGGAGGTCGTGTGCCGCTCCCGCATCCATACCCAACGGATCCGCACCACCAACAGCAGACAACGGGTAATGTGCCTCCGTACGCTGCTCCATCCGCACCCGGGAGCTACCATCACCAGATGCAGACAGGCATAGGGTACCCGAATCCAAAGATAACTTTCAGTAAAAACATGAACGATTTCTATACACCAAACATGACTCCAAGTGGAGCCACGCAGGGTCATTATACGCAAGTCCCACCGGGTGCAACGATGGGTCACTACGGTGTGAAATATTCGGCGCAGCAGATGGTTCCATCCCAGAAGGTTAACCCACTCGGGACCGGTGCCACGGGTTTGGGACAACAGCAAccacaacagcaccagcagcaagtAGCCAAACCATCGTCAAGCTGTTACTATGACACACCAAATCCGGTGATTGACATCAATCATCCGTTGGTGGATCTCGAGGAGCAGATCAACAGTGTGAAGATCCCCAAGGGTACGGCCACTCCAACTGCGGGCGTTGGAGCACCGATATACGATACGAATCATGCACTGAACTACGACTGTCAGCAGATGTACCTGAAGAATCGCTACATGCACTCGAAGCCGATCCTCGGTCCACTGGTCCCGGCCGGTAACAACGGGTACAGCAACGGACATCAGCCCATGGTCGCTGCTGACCAACATCATCTTCGTCACCTTGCccaccatcagcatcaccaTCCGGAAGCTGTTACGGCGTACGGTGGTTACACGACGATGGAAGATCTCGGACTAGGTCCTAGGAGTTTTGCATTGGACGAAAACCTGAAGGATAAAAGCTTACGCGACTATCTGACCAGTTGGAGCGAGATGGAGGAAGAGGAAGGTGCGGTGGGATCGGCTAAAGCCTCAAAGGAAGCGAACAACAATCAAACGAACCATCAGAACTACGAGTCGTGCAAGTACATGAACCAACAAACAGTGGGTGAACCCGTTGTGGCGTCACCTGTACCATCAGCCCCTGTAGTACATCAGGAGTCTACCGGTGAGATTGTTAGTGCCGCGATGGACACCCTAGCTACACCGGACGTGCCACCGCAAGTACAACCCCCAGTTCACACGGGGGTGATCGTCGCAAATACGCAGAGTGCCGGTAACCTACCGGACATACTGGCGGACATCGAGAAACCGGCAAAATCGGAAGAAACGGGAAAAGATGGCGAGAAGCTGTACATTCTCGAAACGTACGATGTGCCACAGTCGGAACTAAACAAGTACAAACATCTGAGCGTAATTAACGAGCTGCCGAAGAACGTAGTTCCGATCAACGATAGTGCAGACTCGCTGAAGTTCCTCGAGGAGATCGAATCCAACCGGGAGAAGTACTACCAAACGGAGCTGGAATCGGAGGTAGTTTatgaggaaaaggaaaagataaaAGAGGAGAAGCGGATAGACGAAGAGCCAGAGCCGTTGGAATTGGAATTGGACGAGCAGAAGCCGTCAGTCATTAAGCAGTCGAAAGAAGAGGAACCGGATGACAGCAAGGATACCATTGTAGAAGGTCGATCCGAAGCAGAGGAAAAAGTGATTCAACCGAACGTGGCAGCTAGCGAATTGCCAGTAGAAAGTCCACCTACGGAGGTTGTCAGTGAAATGTCTCCAGAAGAAATGCCACAAGATCTCTCCAAGCAGGCATCCGAGAAGGAATCGGATAATAAGATTCCAGTGGCAGAAGAACCAGTTGTTTCGGGAGAACGAACCATTGAACCGATGGAAATGACGGAAGAAAAAGAGTTGGAGAAAGAGttgacaccaccatcatcgccCCAACCACAacccgcaccaccaccaccaccacctgcaGACGAGGAAGCCTTCAAAGTGCCTCGCTGTTTCCCAAAGTATCGAAAGCGCCGCTTTTACGATTACGACATGCCACGGTTTCCCAAAATAGCTCGCCGGTCCAGCATCGAGGAATTTATCAATTGTGATATATCGAAATTCAAAGTACAAACATCCAAGCGGAACCCGAAGAGTCTGAAGCGACTTCTGCTGGACACCATCAACTCGAAGCCGTTCCGTCGCTGGGCCAAGGAGGAATGGTTTAGGCGCCCGGAAGTGCTGCAGGAGAGCGTGGAAGCCACACCCAGGGAGTCACAAGAGAAGCAGGAGAAACAGTCGTTCGATGAAGTGGAGCTTCAGCAAGAAATCGATCATCCCGATACGGAAGAAGAATCCCCGATGCCGTCCCAAGACATGGAACTCGAGGAGCCCGTAGTTTCCACAAACACCGTTGTTAACACCGTTCCATCGTTGAAGGATCTTTGCTACGAGCGAGCACTATCGTCGGAATTATTCCTTCAACCATCCTCGTTGAAAGATATTTGTGAAAAGCTCATTTGCGTCAACAAGCACCTCTACATCATCGAAGAAATGAACCCACCGAGGTTACAGGATCTGTGCAAGGCGGTTCTCAGCGAGACGAACATCTTCATCGATGTCACCGAAAACGAGGTGTGCATCATCGAGGATGACGAAACGCCCGATGAAGTGGTGATGGAAGAGGGAGAGGAGGACGGTGGTCGGGTGTTTATCGTGGAGGAGGATCGTGGATCCATCGCGGATCTGCTGCGTGAGAGCATACAGCTACAGGAGGAGGATCTGGTAGTGATGCGAACAGACTCCGGCGAAGAGTGCGAAGATCATGAGATCTTTTTGGCCAACCTTGCCCCAGAGGAACCGTTGGTGGGTGTACGCTCGATGCTGTCGGACAGTGAGAGCGATATATTCACCCGGGTGGAGGCGGAGATTGAGAAAATGATGCACACCAGTTCTTCGGAGGACGAAGCCGATGTTCCGGTGGCGTTGGAGCAGGACAAGGGACTGCAAACGGACGAGTCGGAACTGTTCGCGTTTGCAGAGGATGTTGAGTGTGTACAGTATGAAGAAGTGATCCCTTTGGTGGATAGTGAAAAGATGGCTGTTGAAAATGGAGTCATCAGTTCGCTCCGTTCGAAATACATTTCTCGCCCGTCCGATCAGATGAAACTTCGGTTGCGGTTGCTTCGCAAGTACCTCATCTACCAGCGTTACATACAGCTCCAACATGGAATACTCCAACGGTGTACCGTCTCGTGGAGCCAGCTGATAACCAAACGGAACTTACTGGCAGCTACGGTTAAGCCATCTCCGGTGCAACAGGACGAGGATACAAACTGTTCCGTTAGTAGCTCCAGTAGCTCAAGCTCCAGCAGTAGCTCGAGTAGCTCCTCTCACGGAACGTCTTCATCGTCCAGTTCGTCATCGTCCTCCAGTGCGTCTTCAACTGGAAGCGATGTGGAGGAAGAGAACACGATGGAGCTTGCTCAGGCCCCCGAGAGTGCTTCGGAAGAACTCTCCCATACAAGTTCGGTTCAGTTTGAAACGAACAACAATAAGGTACAAATTGTACCGGAGGAGTTAGAATTGGAGATGACTACGTCACGGGAAACGATGAGGAACTCGGAAGTGTATGATGAATCTCAATCCGATATTGCCAAACCAACACCGATGTGTGTGGACCAGAGTCCGGATCGAACCGACGACGGTGGAACCAGCAGTACCGGTAAGGAAAGCAGCCCCAGTAATACGAGCTCTCCTAGTAGCAGTCCCGCCAGCACCAGTAGTAATCGCAATCGAAGCCCTAGTAGTAGTTTCGTGGAACACCGCACGGCCTCGGAGCGACCGCGTTCGGTGATTGTGTCACCACCGATTGCCAAGCGCAAGAAGAAGCTTTCCTTCGAGGAGAGCCTGCTCAACATCGAACAAATGTACCGGAAGCCCTCCAGCCCGTCGTCCTCATCCGTGGTGCCCAGGGCGGTGGTGGTTGCCGCCAACAGTCAAGCCCGCCCCAACGTCATCGTGAACGTCGACAACAAGCGTGAGATTCCACGGAAGCTGTTTATTCCTTCGTACAAGATCTTTGACCAATCGATGGACGAGCCTCTAATGGGTGAACACAACGGTCGCCATCGAAAGGATTCTTCCGGCGAGGATTATATCGAACAACCAGGTGCTGACGTCCACAGGCAACCTCCGCTGCGCCGCACATCGATCAGTACCGAACCGACGTTTGTGAGCTCGATCTCTACTGAAGCCGACCGACGTTCGCAAGGTCTGGAACGGAGACGGTCTGCGCTAATGCGGCGTCGGAGTTGCTGCTGTTCTCCCCTTCGTTCCCCCCGCTCACCACCGTCCGTGTCGAAGGCTTCAACGAGGGTCGCGTCACTCTTGTCACCGGTGCCGTACGTGCGCTTGGAACGGAACGAATACGTGGAAAAACTCGCGGAAAGCTATCGCCGTCA